The DNA window TGGCAAAAGAAGAAACGTGAAGCGCAATATGCACGCCTCTTAAAGTTgtttgaagaggatgatgaacTTGAACTTGAACTCGGCCTCCAAGATTAAACCCATGTTTCCCATTTTTATTATTCCAAGATCTTCAGGTGCGCCTCCTAACTTACCTGATTGTTTGTTATCTTCTGTCTTTGTTTGGAATATTTCGATTTTAGTTTCAATTCTTGCAAATTGACATAAATTGCCCTATTAGAGAAGTAATGAAAAAGCTAGCTACTAATGGTTGTGCATTTAACAGGAAACTTAAGAGCTCGAAGTTCATAATTTTCTGGTTTGGTATAAAATTTCATGATCCAATCTATAAGAGCTCGTTTGATGATGGGgttttttgtgtgttttttaccaaaaaaaacttCTATCATGTTTTGATTCTTTTCCAACATCAATTCATTAACCAAGattctcttattttattattataaaatttaaatataaaaaaaacattatagtaattcaataaattaaaaactcaaataacctatttttccatcaaataagttattttcttcaaataacccaacatcaaacaagctctttgGAAACACTCTTGGAGGTGGATTAGTTTGAACGAGAAATCATTATTTTCATCTATAGTTTCTGAATATATGTCTAATTAAGTTAAGTTCcaaaatcattattttgtttaaagttATATGGAATTTATTGACATTTTCTAGCCCAGAGCTCCAAAAAGTATTTATTCACTCTTTTATCCATAACTTTCCCTTACTTTTTGTAAGTACATCCGAACTCTAATTCTTGAATTATTGTGTgtaatcaatattattatttgtaacgATCATTTGTCTCATGTATAGGctttctcaaaaatgatgattGAAGGagaaatgatgaagaaaatcAAGTTTGTAGCATAAACACGAtgtagtaatatatatatatcttaattgaaaaaaaaaacatttttaatacaaattcatATGATTCTTCCTTAAATACgtgtgaattattattattattattattatttgtttgatagATAGAGATAGATTCCCCTTAATTTTCTTGTATGTGTActttaattgaatattattattcaaatctcACAACACTTAAAATACAATTTTGCACCAATATGGAAATTATATTCTCTCTTtgaaaaaaatggataaaaataaaaagaatttgttttatttcacatttctctaatttttacttttattttaaaattattattcatttattaaaatgaaaagttctatacatatatatgaagggaaaataaacaaatatatatatatatatatatatataaaatgatgtttcaattttaaagtgtccggatcaTCATCaggaatctatatatatataatgatgcttaatttttaaagtgtccggattgccgggtcgagagttgtggttaatttgaatacttgggtcggattgtgggttgacccgtttttaaatttaaaacggttaaaaataaaattaaaaatgctagaggtatgtttcgaacttgcaacctaataaaataagtacaactctttaaccaactaggctacatagactttatattttaaattcaacacaaaatttgataaacgcatgacgttttaatattaatataagttcaactttttaactaactaatatataatgatgttgagtaaatggatatttaggtcggattgtgggttgactcacccataaacttaaaacggttaaaaataaaataaaaaacgttatccgtaattttttttcaacggttttttatattatttttcgtGCAATGCACAGGCTAAATGctagtatatataatgatacttaatttttaaagttttcggattgtcgggtcgagacctgtggttaatttgaatatatatgtgagagtaatggatacttggggtaggattgtgggttgactcgttcataaatttaaaacggtttaaaataaaataaaaaatgctttaggtatatttcgaactggcaacataacaaaacaagtacaaccctttaaccaactaagttaataacactttaatttttaaatttaataccaaatttgataaacgcttgacattttaacaatataagttcaaattctgaactaactaatatatatatatatatatatatatatataaaattatgcttaatttttaaagtgtccggattgtggGATTGAGAGcggtgattaatttggatatatatgtgagagtaaatggatatttgggtcggattgtgggttgatccgcccataaatttaaaacgattaaaaataaaattaaaaattctatatgtatgttttaaacttgcaacataacaaaacaaatacaaccttttaactaaGTGTGATTGTGATATGGTTTGCAGAGGTATAATAAAtcggtatcaattgaaaatgtttaaaaaattatgaatcaaatatttgattgactaaagtgtggtcacgatgctaaatattaaaaaatatgaatcaaatatttgattgccaaaataaaattgtaaggtCATGAAATGAAAGGTTCATTCggaattttaaagtgtccggattgttgagttgagagttgtggttaatttggatatatatgtgagagtaaatggatacatgggtcggattgtgggttgacccgctcataaacttaaaacggttaaaaataaaattaaaaatgttatacgtatgtttcaaacttgcaacctaacaagacaagtacaaccttttaaccaagtgtgattgggataTGGTTTGCCGATGTATAATAGGccgatatcaattgaaagtgtttaaacaaatatgaatcaaatatttgattgactaaaGTATGATGTCacgatgctaaatattaaaaaatatgaatcaaatatttgattgacaaaatgaaagtgtaaggtcacgagattaaagattctttcggaaaaaatatgtgatgaaatatgtgagaagataagttgttttaccgaaatgaataaaatgtggaatgagaatgttttatttttattttaatatattattagtgatttattaagaattttaaacatttaatacatattattatatttttttaattttatttttatttttatcttagtGCTATCGGGCACGGAAATTTTCcgagttattttaatatttgaaaggttatattaacattaaatatttaaatattcttattatttgtttttgtataaaacaaattttattaatttatatacgttgtaatgtgtttttttattttaatagttatttttttaactagatATTGAgcctaaattatatatagggCAAATTACTTAGGTGACCCTcaagtcaaattattttgatcgcTTACTTTTAGCTctcgaattattttttaaaacaaattacccCTTAAACTTTCTGAAAGGTCACCAATGACCCTCAAACTATCAAAAGGGGTCACTAAAGGCCTTCTGTCAATTTTTTCCGTTACACATAACGACCTCTAATTAAAACCCTCACTTTCAACCATCATTCTCTCTACAGATTTACAGAAGAAAAATATAGAGTGATCACTCTTTTACTCCCGTTCTTAGCTTATAATTATGGGCATACTTCGTTCTTTTGACCAATTTACAAATGTGGTGCTGGAAGGTGCTTGCAGGGTCGGCCCTGGGGTAAGCCCGACAAACCCTCGGGTTAGGGCAACCCATTCCCCAAGGCAgcccatttgttaaaaatatcaaaatatttagatataattattgcatttttttaacataaatggTAGTAGCTTGGTGGTTCAAGTTAtacataaaaatttattatagttagatttaaattgaaaaacagCAATTTTCTTGGTATACCCCATGGTttcattttatatgtattataaaGTAGTATAAATTCTGGGAAAAACCAAAGTTTGAAATCCAATATGGAATCtcttagtatttttttattcattcccATCcaatcataaatttttttttttttatttggtgaatttatttttggatcaatcataagaaaaaaacagttttttttatcaaattttttaattatttgattatttttaggCCCGGTTTGAGTATTTTGATTACTTTTGATATCAATCTTGATCcaagttaaaatattgattGTCTTTCTAAGacaaaaattgtaaattttacaatcaaaatattttctatccGGGTTTTTTTCCATATtcctaatatcattttttattaaaaaattcttaatagGGCTATCCCctaattcaaatatttcaaaaatattgtttttatttgtgttGTAATTATTAGAACTCTTTGTTTTTTGAAATGTTGAGCCATAAATAGACGGCTCCCTTTTTTgttcataattaataaatctaTAGCATAAAagattatatcttttatatttaagaaaattttctttttcatttggTAATGAATAAactttgtaataatttttttttttgtaataaattaaatgatttttttcataaaaatcctgtttgtttaaattttgttgTTCAATTGGATCACGTTTATTGATTCTATTTCGGCAGTTTTGTGCTATTAATCTAGACCAGGTAATCGGAGAAAAATTGTATTGATAATGACTTCGTAACCAGCTTCGCCATTGATTTATTTCAGAATTTATAGGtttcttttgttttaatttagaataaaatagtttttgtgGTTCAAAATAATTCTTTAGTGAAGTTTTAAGAAACGAAAAAGTTCCATGATATTCAAGAATAGGTCTTAACTTATAGAAGTACAAGTTAAGAGCGGGGGTTTGTGATAATTTGTAAAAGACATATGCTTGCGACAAGGAGGctaaatcatcaaaattatcTGAATTCTTATTAAGAATATTCTGAAGCGACTTTTTTCTACtggaaataaattgaattttatttgatttctcaaaTCTTGTTTCATTACTTTGATTattgaaaatgtatttttccattttttttttttcactaaaaAGTTCCATATTTATTCTACGAATAGTAATGATAGATAAAAAGAAATCCATGTagatttttttagtaatttttttttttaaataatagaatTTACGAACGACTCGagtatttcttctttttaatctttttttttgtaattttaatcttttaacatTCAAACTTGTTTTATTATGGCTAATGTTTATTTCCggaattcttttttttttttcttgttttagtctttctattttatttctGATTATGCTTGTTCTAGCAAttatatctttcttttttttttctctcagtAAATAATTTGTCCAATTTGTAGATTCAATTTGACTAAATGATTCATTAATTTTAGAATtgtggtttttttttaaatctttttcttttttagtgtCACTTAATTTAGAGACTTTTTTTAATCGAAATAATAGAATTGGATTTAGTTTTGAgagttctttttttattttttttaaaaatagaataactTTTATaagccattttttttttttttttaagagatttaGAAAggattttgttcttttttttaaaattattagaactagatcgtattttttttttacttttcctttttttttttttaattccttaaTAATTGGTTCAAAAAAAGAATTCCTTTTTCCGGGAAACCCAAAAGGAAGTTCAGTCTCCATTCCCCAAACtgttaaaaaacaaaactcagattttttatccttttttttcATTCGATCTATATGAAAGATCCTTGGCTTAGATCTATGCCAAGGTTTCAGACAGAAAGGAAATAGGATCTTTATCTGAATCCCGTCTAGTAACCAATTTTTAGGAAATTCCGTTTCGGATAATTGAATACCATTATAGGTACATTTAACATACATTTCATTATTCCATTCCTTAAAATCCTCAGACCATTCGGGAGCTTGCAATAATAGTATACGTCCTATATTTTTGGCTATTATCAATGAAGgtaatctaatatattttctaagCGTTGATTGAGTTATTAACATGAAACCTCTTATTACTTGAGCAAGTGGAATGCTATCCCATATTTCTGCTATTTCTATTCGTTCTTTTTCGTTTTTTTTGCTCTTCTCCTTTTTTCTCTGTTCTTCTGTATACTCGGAAATTTTACATTCTGCTTCTTTTCTTACTCTTTCCaaaatagaattttttaaaaaaagtttcatTAGTTCGGATAGATCAAAAAAAAGGGGAGGGTCCTCTTTTATCCTGTCCAAAAAGAGTGGGGAATGCACATTTGCTTGAAACAGTTTtccaataattattttcttccttTGGGCGCGAATAGAACCTTTTATTATATTTCGTCGAAAATCAGATTGTTGTGAATAACGTATCAAAGATATTTGATTTGGTTTAGGGGAATTCTGAGTTTCCTTgttattaatatcaatattacttTCGTTATCGGTAAAAATTACTACACGTTTGAATTTTCTTGAACGAATTTGATGTCCTACTTGCACTTCTTCAGCACTTTTTGTTTCTTGTTGGTCTAATTCCTTGATTAATTTGTATGACCATCtagggatttttttttttatttctttaatttcaatcaatttttttttttcaacattagCATTACTTCGAATCGCATTGAaaagaaatttcaaaatttttttttcatattttgactctatttttctttttttttgttgggaaaATAAAGAGGATTTTTTCAactttaaactcaattttaatTCCCTATCAAGTTCACTCATTAAACtgaaaaaaaattttatttttggcgAGAATGAGGTTTTTTCAAGTATAtccaatttttcttcaaaatcttGGTATTGGTAAttagtattaataaaaaaaagagtatgaattttatttatacaaaagcTCTCtgttaaactttttaataaagtctgatttctaattaaaagtaaaaactttttttttattgctcCACGGTGTGACCCATTCAATAAAGGatcatatattctaaaaaaatattcttttttagtCTCATCATTACATATTTGAATCTTCTTTTCGAgtatagttaaaaaaatggatCCTTTATCTAAactatccattttttttttgaagtcctcataaatattcttaattttttctttgttgCTATAAATTGACCTAACCTTGTACAGTTCAGCAaggtctaattttttttttatcgacaGGGACATCCTTTTTTCTATCATTTCAAAAAAAGTCGATAAACTTGGTGgatatgtaaataatattttttctttgccATCATTTTGacatgtataaaaaaaatattgtgacaTTTTATTTCGTGGAGCATTTTCACATCGGTTATTTTTTATGTATCGCAATGGCCGATTCCATCGGTTATAATCGAAAAGAAGAGTTAAAAGGGTTTTTTCAAACCagaatcttttttttttttcaagtatttTGAACTTCCAACTTTCTTGATTCCTATCCAAATAAGAAGCTTCAAAAATGGGGCTATTTTTATAGCATGTCTCTTGAAAGTGAAATTCATCCTTTGTTTTTTCCTTTCCATTCACTCGGATCTCTTCCGTTTCATCGATTTTGTCCGGATCCTCCTTTTCTTCCGAAAAAAGGGAAGGAGAAGTATCTTCTTCGGTGGATCCCTCTTGTTCCTGTTTAATCCCCCTCGTTTCGTAAGTTGTTTCTACATCTCTTTCTTCCGTTTTGGGGGTTTCTTTCAGTTTCTTAGTAAGAATGGGTGAGGGTATTCTGTCTAAATAGTAGACACAggtaataaataagaaaatactAAAGATCCGAGCCATAGAATTTCTTAATTCTGACACAAGGTACTTATTAGATCGAATAAGTAAATTTGATCTAATAGAATGATTTTGCCGTATCCAGACCAATACCAATCCAACCCATTTCATGAATAAAATGGGACCAATTAAGCAACCAACAAAACTACTTGTTACAAATAACATCTTGTTGTTGGATCGAAACATATAAATGTTGACTAATCTGGCTAACATTGAACTTGGTAAAATGAAATGGTTGAATAATTGAAAAATGAGATTATTCAGGAATACACATTGAATGCTGAGATTACGCATTGAATTTATAGTAGTAGATCCATAATCAAAAAAGTGTTTGTGATTGTTCCAgaagaaatgaaacaaaagataGGGTAGAGCTAGGACGGTTATTGTATGAGGTCTACCCAATGCTAGATGCAGAGGCGCATAATAGATCGATATGAACATCATGAGCTGTCCCGTAATAAAACCAGTTGCTGCTGATACCTTCTTCTGGGTTCCTTCTTCTCCCCCTTCCATAACCTGAGCTCGGAGAAGGAAGAGATAAGAGGGCCCTATGGAGAATGTGGTCAGAAATCCATAATAGAGTCCGACCACAACGACCGAATTGATTATCTTCATGCATAAGGATACTAGATTACCTAGTagaaaagatttaaaaatcatCCCAAACCcccctttttcttttctatcGCAATTTCTGGATTATTATATGATGATTTTTGAACTTTCCATATAAAGAGATAGACTCGAAACGACATCTGTTATGTCAATGACACCAAAAGGATATTAAATGAATGGAATTGGGATATGGATGGAATATAATGAAATAGAGCCACTTTGAGGTTCCCTATGAAATGAGGCATGGAAGGGAGACACTACGAGGAAGTTCCGGGAGTTACGAAGGAAGCTTCGAGTCATATTGGTCATGGGTTGAGAACGGGAATTGAACTCTATGAGATCAAATCTCCCGTTGTTCCTCAGTAGCTCAGTGGTAGAGCGGTCGGCTGTTAACCGATTGGTCGTAGGTTCGAATCCTACTTGGGGAGATTTGAttcattctgaattctttaattCAGAATGGAATGAAAGGGCTCGCTTTGACCGTTAAGAGATAGCCCTGGGGCTATTTCCAACTAGCCAATTAAGAATTCTCAGATGTACTAGTCCTAGCAGTGCAGCAGTCATCGATTCTCCCGAGAGGTCACAATTACCGCGAAAAAAACATATGAAGGTATTTTTGTTATGCTACTAATACTTGTACTGCTATTCTGCCCAAGCCTGGCTGAGGAAGAGTTACGGGgcgtaaaacaaaaaaatacgcGGAGGGTACAGGCATACTATGTGGAATGATTCCACCATTAacgataaataaaaagaaaaagtaaggCCATTCCATTTCGACAAAAGACCCACACCCAAGTCCAAGTCCCATAGCTTTTGGTCCGCTATCCCGATCATGATTTTCCTACTCCCAGAGGGAAAGGTCCTTCCGGCCGGTTGTGGGCGAGGAGGGATTCGAACCCCCGACACCGTGGTTCGTAGCCACGTGCTCTAATCCTCTGAGCTACAGGCCCCGCCCCGTCTCCACTGGATCTGTTCCCGGGAGGACCCTCAAAAAAAGGAACCTTTCCTCTCCCCAGCCATTTCGGGTTAAGAAGATGTGAAAGCGCATTTATCTCTATAAGAACGGTGCGTTCCGAGGTGTGAAGTGGGAGAGAAGGGATGTCATAATTGGGGTTTTGAATAAGACGaccttttccttttttttctttgaaaaagtAATAAGAATGAGGGGTGTTAAGCTTTTTATCATCCTGGCGTCGAGCTATTTTTCCGCAGGACCTCCCCTACAGTATCGTCACCGCAGTAGAGTTTAACCACCAAGTTCGGGATGGATTGGTGTGGTTCCTCTACGCCTAGGACACCAGAATATCGAACCATGAACGAAGAAAGGCATGAGAGAAAAGCATATTGGCTAGTGATTGGGAGGCCCCAATTCTTGACTGGAGGGGACACCAAAGGCCTCTACCCTTCCATCCGATAGAGAGGGAGGGCAGAGCTTTTGGTTTTTCATGTTATCAAAGAGTTAGTTGAACAATGGTTTTTTCGTGTTGTCAAAGAGTTGAACAATGAAAATAGATGGCGAGTGCCTGATCGAATTGATCGGGTCATGTAGGAACAAGGTTCAAGTCTACCGGTCTGTTAGGATGCCTCAGCTGCATACATCACTGCACTTCCACTTGACACCTATCGTAATGATAAACGGCTCGTCTCGCCGTGACCTTCTCTTGAATTCTCAAAACTTCTGTCGCTCCATCCCCGCAGGGGCAGAGAACCCGTCGCTGTCTCGGCTGTGCTACCGGAGGCTCTGGGGAAGTCGGAATAGGAGAGCACTCATCTTGGGGTGGGCTTACTACTTAGATGCTTTCAGCAGTTATCCGCTCCGCACTTGGCTACCCAGCGTTTACCGTGGGCACGATAACTGGTACACCAGAGGTG is part of the Impatiens glandulifera chromosome 1, dImpGla2.1, whole genome shotgun sequence genome and encodes:
- the LOC124933452 gene encoding protein TIC 214-like, producing the protein MIFKSFLLGNLVSLCMKIINSVVVVGLYYGFLTTFSIGPSYLFLLRAQVMEGGEEGTQKKVSAATGFITGQLMMFISIYYAPLHLALGRPHTITVLALPYLLFHFFWNNHKHFFDYGSTTINSMRNLSIQCVFLNNLIFQLFNHFILPSSMLARLVNIYMFRSNNKMLFVTSSFVGCLIGPILFMKWVGLVLVWIRQNHSIRSNLLIRSNKYLVSELRNSMARIFSIFLFITCVYYLDRIPSPILTKKLKETPKTEERDVETTYETRGIKQEQEGSTEEDTSPSLFSEEKEDPDKIDETEEIRVNGLDRNQESWKFKILEKKKRFWFEKTLLTLLFDYNRWNRPLRYIKNNRCENAPRNKMSQYFFYTCQNDGKEKILFTYPPSLSTFFEMIEKRMSLSIKKKLDLAELYKVRSIYSNKEKIKNIYEDFKKKMDSLDKGSIFLTILEKKIQICNDETKKEYFFRIYDPLLNGSHRGAIKKKFLLLIRNQTLLKSLTESFCINKIHTLFFINTNYQYQDFEEKLDILEKTSFSPKIKFFFSLMSELDRELKLSLKLKKSSLFSQQKKRKIESKYEKKILKFLFNAIRSNANVEKKKLIEIKEIKKKIPRWSYKLIKELDQQETKSAEEVQVGHQIRSRKFKRVVIFTDNESNIDINNKETQNSPKPNQISLIRYSQQSDFRRNIIKGSIRAQRKKIIIGKLFQANVHSPLFLDRIKEDPPLFFDLSELMKLFLKNSILERVRKEAECKISEYTEEQRKKEKSKKNEKERIEIAEIWDSIPLAQVIRGFMLITQSTLRKYIRLPSLIIAKNIGRILLLQAPEWSEDFKEWNNEMYVKCTYNGIQLSETEFPKNWLLDGIQIKILFPFCLKPWHRSKPRIFHIDRMKKKDKKSEFCFLTVWGMETELPFGFPGKRNSFFEPIIKELKKKKGKVKKKYDLVLIILKKRTKSFLNLLKKKKKWLIKVILFLKKIKKELSKLNPILLFRLKKVSKLSDTKKEKDLKKNHNSKINESFSQIESTNWTNYLLREKKKKDIIARTSIIRNKIERLKQEKKKRIPEINISHNKTSLNVKRLKLQKKRLKRRNTRVVRKFYYLKKKITKKIYMDFFLSIITIRRINMELFSEKKKMEKYIFNNQSNETRFEKSNKIQFISSRKKSLQNILNKNSDNFDDLASLSQAYVFYKLSQTPALNLYFYKLRPILEYHGTFSFLKTSLKNYFEPQKLFYSKLKQKKPINSEINQWRSWLRSHYQYNFSPITWSRLIAQNCRNRINKRDPIEQQNLNKQDFYEKNHLIYYKKKNYYKVYSLPNEKENFLKYKRYNLLCYRFINYEQKREPSIYGSTFQKTKSSNNYNTNKNNIFEIFELGDSPIKNFLIKNDIRNMEKNPDRKYFDCKIYNFCLRKTINILTWIKIDIKSNQNTQTGPKNNQIIKKFDKKNCFFLMIDPKINSPNKKKKIYDWMGMNKKILRDSILDFKLWFFPEFILLYNTYKMKPWGIPRKLLFFNLNLTIINFYV